The genome window CTGCACTACACCGCCTCGGTCTCGCCGATCGTCGCCACCGGGATCGCGGCCGGGGTGGTCGGCCTGTTCGGCCAGCTGATGGCCCGTTACCGGTACGCCTCCTCGCTGCCCTACGTGACCGCCGCGCTCGGCCCGCTGATGCCCGGTTCGGCGCTCTACCTCGGCATGCTCGGGTTCGCCCAGGGCCACTCCTCGGCCGGGCTGGTCTCGATCAGCCGGGCGGCCGCGATCGCGATGGCGCTGGCCATCGGGGTGAACCTCGGCGGCGAGGTGGCGCGGCTCTTCATGAAGGTGCCCGGCGAGGCGCTCGGCGGGTCCAGCCTGGTGCCGTACCTGACCCTGCGCGGACCCCGCCGCGCGGCGAAACGCACCCGCGGCTTCTGACCGTCCGTTGAGTGGGGCAGGACGCTGTTGACCGCACGTGCGAGGAAGTACCACTGATGCAGCTGGCCGGCCTGGTGGAGGGTTACCGCACGCACATCGTGGCGGCGCACAAGCAGCCGCTCTTCCTGCTGCTGGTCGGCTTCATCAGCTCCTTCCTGTTCATCCGGTTCAGCGTCCGGATGATCCGGGCCCGGGTGCGCTGGTGGCCGGGCAACGTGACGCCCGGTGGCCTGCACATCCACCACATGGTCTTCGGGGTGGGCTGCCTGCTGGTGTCCGGGATCGGGGTCTTCGCGACCAACGGCGGGCGGCCGTGGCTCGACTGGTTCGGGCTGCTGTTCGGGATCGGCTGCGGCCTGGTGCTGGACGAGTTCGCGCTGATCCTGCACCTGGAGGACGTGTACTGGAGCGAGCAGGGGCGCAAGTCGGTGGACGCGGTGATCCTCGGCATCCTGTTCACCGCGCTGCTGCTCACCGGGTACGCGCCGCTGGCGGTGCCGGGTTCGGGCGGCGGGCGGTGGGGCCTGGTCGCGGTGATCTCGGTGAACGCGCTGATGTCGGTGGTGGCGCTGTTCAAGGGCAAGGTGTGGACGGGGCTGCTGGGGATCATGGTGCCGGGCCTGTCCTGGATCGGGGCGATCCGGCTGGCCCGGCCGTCCAGCCCGTGGGCCCGCTGGCGGTACGCCGGGCGGCCGCGCCGGCGGGCCCGGGCGGTGCGCCGGGAGCGGCTGCTGCACGCCCGGGTGGACCGGGCCCGCACCTGGCTGTTCGACCTGATCGCGGGTGCCCCGGACAAGGTGCCGGCGCACCACGCGGTGACCCACCGGATGGCCGAGGCGATGGCGGCCCGGGCCAGCGCGCACCTGGATCCGAACCGGCACGGCCGCCCGGCCCCGCCCGCCGAGCAGGCCGAGCGCGCGGCCGTGCAGCGGCGGCGCACGGTGCACGCGGGGCGGGCGCGCTCGTACCGGGCCCGCCGTCGGCGCAGCTCCTGATCACCCGTACGAGGGTGGTTCGCCCACGATCTCACTCACATGGCCGTACGACCCTGGCCCTGACCGCCCGTCGGCTTTGAGAATATTACCGGGAGTGACTGGATAGTCACGTGATGGGATATTTCATTGACGGGTGAACGGATGATCCGACGTCAGGCCCGGCCGCGCCGCTGGCCGTTCGGGCTGCTGCTGGCCCTCGCCGTACTGGTCGGGCCGCCACTGCCGCCCGCCGCAGCCCGGCCCGGTGTCGCCCACGGCGTCGCCCCGGCCGCCGTCGCCGGCGACCCGCCGGCGCCCGACGGCCAGGCCTACCCCAGCACCGGCGAGATCGACCGGGCCGAGTCCGAGACCGACCGGCGGGCCGCCGCGGCCGCCGCGATCGAGGCCCAGCTGGCCGGCGCCCGGACCGAACTGGACCAGGCCGGGCAGCGCGCCGAGGAGGCGGTCGAGGCCTACGACGGTGCCCAGGCCCGGCTGGCCCGGGCCCGGGCGAACGCCGACACGGCCGCCACCGGCGCGGCCCGGGCCGCCGCCGCCCGCGCCGACGCCGCCGAGCAGGCCGCCGCACTCGCCGCAGCCACCTACCGCAGCGGCACCAGCCCCGAACTCTCCGCCTTCAACGACCTGCTCGGCGCCCGCGGCCCGCGCGCCGCCGGCGAGCAGGCCGAGGCGGTCGGCGCGGCCGGCCGCAGCACCCGGCAGATCCTGGACGCGGCCACCGCGACCGCCAAGGCCGCCGACGACGCCCAACTGGCCGCCCGGACCAGCGCCGACGACGCCGAGCGGGCGGCCGGCGCGGTGGCCCGGGCCCGGTCGCAGGCGCAGAGCCTGCTGACCGCCCGCACCGTGCTGGTCGCCGACCTGTCCGCGCGCCGCGAGCGGCTGCTCGGCGAACTCGCCGCCGCCCGCGACACCACCGTCGAGCTGGAGCGCCGCCGCCAGCAGGCGCTGGAGCAGATCGCCGCCCAGCAGGCCGAGGCCGCGGCCAAGGCGGCCGCCGAAGCCGCCGCGGCGAAGGCCGCCGCCGCCGCCGCTGCCGCTGCCGACCCGCCGGCCGCCCCGCCGCAGGAGGACGGGGCCCGGGCCGCGATCGACTTCGCCCGCGCGCACCTGGGGCTGCCCTACGTCTGGGGCGGCGAGGGCCCGGACGGCTACGACTGCTCCGGCCTGACCATGCAGGCCTGGCGGCAGGGCGGCAAGACGCTCACCCACTTCGCCGCCGACCAGTACGCCGAGTCCACCCCGGTCGACTACCAGCAGCTGCGCCCCGGCGACCTGGTCTTCTGGTCGCACACCGGCAAGGCGGCCGACATCCACCACGTGGCCATCTACCTCGGCGACGACCAGATCATCGAGGCCCCGCGCACCGGCGACGTGATCAAGCAGGCCAGCCTCTGGGTGCTGGGCACCCCGGACTTCTACGCCCGGCCCTGACGGCGCCTCAGCCGCACAGCTCCATGACCACGTCGTCGAAGTCGGGGAACTCCCCGGCGGCCAGCGCCAGCAGCTCGGCGGCCGGCCGCCGGCGCCCGGGCGCGTACCGCTCGGCGACGGCGACCAGTTCCGGGGCGGGCCGGGGCGTCCAGTCCGGGCCGGCGTGGCCGACCGCCTCCACCGGGCCGTAGCCCGCGGCCAGCAGCCAGAGGAAGTCGGCCAGGTCGCGGGCCGGCACCGCGGTCTCGCCCTCCGAACCCAGGAACACCACCGGCTGCTCGGCGACCGGCAGGCCGGGGCGGACCAGCCAGAAGGCGACCTGGCCGCCCGTCCCGTCCTGGCCGAACAGCCGGAACAGGTCGCCGTCCAGCCCGGGGTTGCCGGTCCACAGCCGCAGCCGGCCGAGGGTCTCCTCGGCCGGGTCGAACTCGGCGAACGGCTCGAAGTCCACCCAGTCGTCGTCGCCTCGGGGGAGCGGGACCGCCAGCGCGGCGGCCAGTGCGGGCGGGAGGGCCAGGTCCTCGACAGTCGTCATGCCGACACGCCAGCCAGCGGCGGTGACGGATTATTCGGTCGCCCGGTGATCAGCCGCGGCTTACCGTGGGCCGATGAGCAGCCACCCTGCGGACGACCTCCGGGTCCGGCCCATCACGGACGACGAAATCGCGATCTGGGGCCGGGCGGTGAGCCGCGGCTTCCTGCGCGCCGGCCTGCCGGACGCCGAGGAGCTGCGCCGGCTGCGGCACGTCCCCGGCCGCGCGCTGGCCGCCTTCGAGGGCGAGCGGATCGTCGGCACCCTGCGCAGCATGCCCTACGAGCTGACCCTGCCCGGCGGCGCGCTGCTGCCGGCCTCGGCGATCACCGGTGTGACGGTCAGCCAGACCCACCGGCGGCGCGGACTGCTCAGCCGGATGATGGACCGTGAGCTGGCCGGCGCCCGCGAGCGCGGGGAGGCGGTGGCGATCCTGATCGCCGCCGAGTACGGCATCTACGGGCGGTTCGGCTTCGGGCCCGCCACCCGGAGCCTGGGCTGGACGGTCAAGCTCGACCGGACCGGGGGGCTGCGGGCCGACCTGCCGGTCGGCGACGGCAGCGTGGAGCTGATCAGCATGACCGAGCTGGCCGAGCTCGGGCCCGAGCTGCACGAGCGCTGGCGGCGCCTGCGGCCCGGTGCGATCACCCGCGACGAGGTGTACTGGCGCAGCCGCACCGGGCGGATCGAGGTGCCCGGGCTGACCTGGCAGGAGCCGTTCGCGCTGGTCCACCGGGACGCCGGCGGCACCGTCACCGGGCTGCTGGTCTACCAGGTCGAGGACAAGTGGGACGGCCCGCTGGCGGACGGCGTGCTGCGGGTCAAGGACTTCCTGGCGCTGGACCTGGCCACCGAGACGGCGCTGTGGCGCTACGCCTGCTCGATGGACTGGGTGCACACCCTGGTGGCGGAGAACCTCGGGCCGGACACCGTGCTGCCGCTGCTGCTCACCGACCCGCGGGCGGCCTCGGTCCACGAGGACGGCGACTTCATGTGGCTGCGGGTGCTCGACGTGCCGGCCGCCTTCGCCGCCCGCGGCTACGCCGGCCCCGGCGAGCTGGTGGTCGAGGTGACCGACCGGCAGGGGTACGCGGCCGGCCGCTGGCTGCTGCGGGCGGGCGCCGACGGCACCGGGAGCGCCGAGCCGAGCACCGCGGAGCCCGAGCTGGCGCTGGACGCGCAGGCCCTGGGCAGCCTCTACCTGGGCGCCGAGACGGCCTCCCGGCTGGCCGCCGCGGGCCTGCTGGCCGAGCTGCGCCCCGGCGCGGCCTTCGCCCTGGACCGCCTGCTCGCCACCCCGCTGCGGGCCTGGAACCCGGACGTGTTCTGACGCCGGGTCAGGACTTCGCTGAGGCCGGGCCAGGAACTCCGTCGAGGCTTGGTCAGGACTTCGGGGCCGCCTTGCCGATGGTCGGCAGGATGAAGTCCTGGATCAGGCCCTTGGCGTCCCGGACGATCGGGCGGAACACCTTGTACCGGGAGAGGTTGATCACCCGGGCGGTCATCGGGGTGGACCGGCGGACGAACTCGCGGGTCCGCCCGGTGTCCGGGGTGCGGTCGAAGACCCAGTACAGCACCACGATCATCAGGTAGAGCCAGAGCACGTCCGGCAGCAGCTCGACCAGCTCGGCGTCCAGCTTGGGCGCCAGCTCGGAGCCGGCCAGCACGTCGCGCATCAGCCCCACGGCGGTGGCCCGGGCCGGGTGCGACTCGTTGGAGAACGGGCTGAGCGAGCTCTCCGGGTCGGCCGCGGTGCGGAAGAACTGGGCCGAGAACTCGTGGTAGGGCGCGGCGGTGTCGATCCAGGAGAGCACGGCGATCCGCAGCCGCTCCGCGAAGTCCCGGGTGTGCGCCATCCGGGCCCGGGCGTCGGCGGCGTGATCGTGCGTCATCCGGTCGTAGAAGCCCTGGATCAGGAACTCCTTGCCGGCGAAGTAGTAGTAGGCGTTGCCGACCGAGATCCCCGCCTCGGTCGCGATCGCCCGCATCGTGGTCTTCTCGTACCCCCGCTCCTGGAACAGGCGCATGGCCGTCTCCAGGATCAGCGTGCGGGTCTGCTCGCTCTTGTCGGTCTTGGGCAGGGCCCGCCCGCCGGGGAGCTCGGGGGCGCCGGCGTCCTTGTCCTTCGGCTTGTCCACGGTGGCCGACCCTACCTCCCGGGCCCTGGTGAGCGGACGTGCTTCGTGCCAGGATCGTCGGATGATCACGATTCGACGGGGCACGGTGGCCGACGCGGCGGCCGTGGCCGACCTGCACGCGGCGAGCTGGCGCACCGCCTACGCGGGGATCGTGCCCGCCGCCGCGCTGGGCGACGGGCTGGCCGGGGAGCGGCGGGAGCTCTGGGAACTGCGGCTGGCCGTCGAGTACCCGGCCGGGGCCGAGCCGGAGCTGCTGCTCGCCGAGGACGGGGACGCAGACGCGGACGGGGAAGGGGACGGGGACGCGGAGCTGGTCGGGTTCGGCTACCTGGTCCCGCAGCCGGACGGCCGGGTGCTGCTGGACAACCTGCACGTGCGCCCCGGCCTCACCGGCGCGGGCACCGGCGGCGCGCTGCTCGCCGCCGCCCGCCGCTGGACCGCCGAGCAGCACCCGGGCGAGCCGCTCTATCTGGAGGTGCTCCAGGCCAACCGCCGGGCCGTCGCCTTCTACGAGCGCGCCGGCGGCCGCCGCACCCGCAGCGGCACCGCGGAGTTCCCGGGCGGCGGCGAACAGCCGGAGTACGAGTACACCTGGGCGCAGCCCTGAGCGGTGTCCTACGCGGGGGAGAGGCGGGCGCTGGCGGCGCGGGCGAGCAGCAGGGCCAGCGCGGCGGCGGCCGCGGGCAGGGCGAAGCCGGTGGCGGGGGCGGTGTGCTGGATCAGCAGGCCGCCGAGGGCCGAGCCGGCCGAGCTGCCGGTGACGATCGCCGAGACGGCCGCGGCCAGCCCCGCGTTCAGGGCGGAGGCCGGGAGCAGGCGCTGGAGCAGCGTCATGCCGCTGACCATGGTGGGCGCGGTGCCGGTGCCCGCCAGCAGCATGGCGAGCGCGAAGCCGCCGAGCCCCGCGCCGAGCTGAGCCGCCGTCAGCGGGAGCAGCAGTAGCGCGGTCATCGCGGCGAGCCCGAGCAGCAGCCGGCGCGCCGTCGGGCCGCCGGTCGCCCGCAGGCCGTAGAGCAACCCGGCCAGGCAGGAGCCGGCCGCCTGGAGGCCGAGCAGCACTCCTGCTGCCGAGCGGTGCCCCTGCGCGCCGGCCCAGGCCAGCGTGCTGATCTCCAGCGAGCCGAACAGGATCCCGGTGCCGAAGAAGACCGCCAGCAGCGGCAGCACGCCCCTGCCGACCGGGCGCCGGCCCGCCGCCGGCGCGGTCACCGGCGGTTCGGTGCCCCGCTGCAGGGCGAAGCAGAGCCCGCCGACGGTGGTGAGCGCGCAGACCGTGAGCAGTCCGGCCTCCGGCCAGGCGGCGCAGAGCAGCATGCCGAGCACCGGCCCGCCCATGAAGCAGAGCTCGTCGAGCGCCTGCTCCAGCGCGTTGGCGCCGTGCAGCGCGGCCGGGTCGGCCGCGTGCAGCCGGCTCCAGCGGGCCCGGGCCATGCCGCCCAGGTTGGGTGAGCTCGCGGCGGCGAAGGCGGCGAGGGCCAGTGCCCAGCACGGCGCCTGACGGTGCAGCAGCAGGACCAGCGTCAGCTGGGGCAGCGTCGAGCCGAGCGCCGAGAGCAGGGTGACCCGGTACTGCCCGTGCCGGTCGACCAGCCGCCCTAGCAGCGGCAGGCAGACCGCGACCCCGAGCAGCCCGGCGGCCGAGACGGTGCCCGCCAGCGCGTAGGAGTGGCGGCGGGCCACCACCGCGGTCAGCACGCTGACGCCCTGCATCGCGTAGCCGAGCCGTCCGAGCAGGCCGGACAGGGTGAAGGCGAGCGCACCGGGCGGGGCGAGGACGCGGCGGTAGACGGAGGACACGGTGCTCCAGACGGGGAGGGGGTGGGGATGCCTCCACCCTTCCGGTCGTTCCGGCCCCCGGTCCAACACCTGTTCGGGGGCATTGACGCATCCACGTTGTCAATCCCGCCCGGCCCCTTGTACGCTCCCGCGCATGCCCGCCCCCGACCTGCACCCCCGGCTGCTGCGCGGATTCGTCGCCACCGCCGAGACCCTGCACTTCGGGCAGGCGGCCGCCCGGCTGCACGTGGCCCAGCAGGCGCTCAGTCGGGACGTGCGCACCCTGGAGCGGCTGCTCGGCCGGGAGCTGTTCGCCCGCACCACCCGCAGCGTCACGCTCACCGCCGCCGGCGAGCGGCTGCTCCCGCAGGCGCGCCGACTGCTGGCGCTGCAACAGGAGATCCTCGCCCCGCCGGCCGACCCGGTGCTGGTGGACCTGAACAGCGCGGTCACCGGGGACGACCTGACGGCGGACCGGATCCTGGCCGCCGCCCGGGCCGCCGCAGCCCCGGACGCGCCCCCGCTGCTGGCCCGCTACCACGGTGGACTGGCCGCCGGGGCACGGGAGTTGCTGGCCGGGCGGTTGGACGTCTCGTTCGGCTGGTTCAGCGGCCTGCCGGCCGAACTGCGCGCCGGACTGGTCCAACTCCCGCTCCGGCTGGAGCCGGTGGCCCTGCTGCTGCCCGACTCGCACCCGCTGGCCGGGCGTCCGGCGATCCGGCTGGCCGAGCTGGCCGGGCACCCGGTGGACGTCTGCGCCGGCAACCCGGCCACCACCGAGTGGACGGCCTTCGGCGAACTCCTGCTCGGAGCGCACGGGTTGACCGCGGCCCCGGCGCTGACCGCACCGGTCGGGCCGGCCGAGACCGCGCACTACCTGGCCCGGCACGGGCACCCGATGCTCACCACCACGGGCGGCCCGGAGCTGCCCGGCGCGGTCACCCGGCCGCTGGTCGACCCGGTGCCGCTGACCCTGGTGAGCCTGGTGCACCGGGCCGGACCGGTCCCGCCCGGGGTCCGGCTGCTGATCGACACGGCCCTCGGACTGCGCGACCGCGAAGGCTGGTTGACCGTCCCGCCGGGCAGCTGGCCGGCCCCCGGGGACCTGCGCCTGCTGGCGGCCTGAGCGCACCCGCTACGCGTCGGCGCGCAGCTTGCCGCCCGCGCCCCAGC of Kitasatospora viridis contains these proteins:
- a CDS encoding C40 family peptidase, which encodes MIRRQARPRRWPFGLLLALAVLVGPPLPPAAARPGVAHGVAPAAVAGDPPAPDGQAYPSTGEIDRAESETDRRAAAAAAIEAQLAGARTELDQAGQRAEEAVEAYDGAQARLARARANADTAATGAARAAAARADAAEQAAALAAATYRSGTSPELSAFNDLLGARGPRAAGEQAEAVGAAGRSTRQILDAATATAKAADDAQLAARTSADDAERAAGAVARARSQAQSLLTARTVLVADLSARRERLLGELAAARDTTVELERRRQQALEQIAAQQAEAAAKAAAEAAAAKAAAAAAAAADPPAAPPQEDGARAAIDFARAHLGLPYVWGGEGPDGYDCSGLTMQAWRQGGKTLTHFAADQYAESTPVDYQQLRPGDLVFWSHTGKAADIHHVAIYLGDDQIIEAPRTGDVIKQASLWVLGTPDFYARP
- a CDS encoding SMI1/KNR4 family protein; this translates as MTTVEDLALPPALAAALAVPLPRGDDDWVDFEPFAEFDPAEETLGRLRLWTGNPGLDGDLFRLFGQDGTGGQVAFWLVRPGLPVAEQPVVFLGSEGETAVPARDLADFLWLLAAGYGPVEAVGHAGPDWTPRPAPELVAVAERYAPGRRRPAAELLALAAGEFPDFDDVVMELCG
- a CDS encoding GNAT family N-acetyltransferase, coding for MSSHPADDLRVRPITDDEIAIWGRAVSRGFLRAGLPDAEELRRLRHVPGRALAAFEGERIVGTLRSMPYELTLPGGALLPASAITGVTVSQTHRRRGLLSRMMDRELAGARERGEAVAILIAAEYGIYGRFGFGPATRSLGWTVKLDRTGGLRADLPVGDGSVELISMTELAELGPELHERWRRLRPGAITRDEVYWRSRTGRIEVPGLTWQEPFALVHRDAGGTVTGLLVYQVEDKWDGPLADGVLRVKDFLALDLATETALWRYACSMDWVHTLVAENLGPDTVLPLLLTDPRAASVHEDGDFMWLRVLDVPAAFAARGYAGPGELVVEVTDRQGYAAGRWLLRAGADGTGSAEPSTAEPELALDAQALGSLYLGAETASRLAAAGLLAELRPGAAFALDRLLATPLRAWNPDVF
- a CDS encoding TetR/AcrR family transcriptional regulator — translated: MDKPKDKDAGAPELPGGRALPKTDKSEQTRTLILETAMRLFQERGYEKTTMRAIATEAGISVGNAYYYFAGKEFLIQGFYDRMTHDHAADARARMAHTRDFAERLRIAVLSWIDTAAPYHEFSAQFFRTAADPESSLSPFSNESHPARATAVGLMRDVLAGSELAPKLDAELVELLPDVLWLYLMIVVLYWVFDRTPDTGRTREFVRRSTPMTARVINLSRYKVFRPIVRDAKGLIQDFILPTIGKAAPKS
- a CDS encoding GNAT family N-acetyltransferase; translation: MITIRRGTVADAAAVADLHAASWRTAYAGIVPAAALGDGLAGERRELWELRLAVEYPAGAEPELLLAEDGDADADGEGDGDAELVGFGYLVPQPDGRVLLDNLHVRPGLTGAGTGGALLAAARRWTAEQHPGEPLYLEVLQANRRAVAFYERAGGRRTRSGTAEFPGGGEQPEYEYTWAQP
- a CDS encoding MFS transporter, which encodes MSSVYRRVLAPPGALAFTLSGLLGRLGYAMQGVSVLTAVVARRHSYALAGTVSAAGLLGVAVCLPLLGRLVDRHGQYRVTLLSALGSTLPQLTLVLLLHRQAPCWALALAAFAAASSPNLGGMARARWSRLHAADPAALHGANALEQALDELCFMGGPVLGMLLCAAWPEAGLLTVCALTTVGGLCFALQRGTEPPVTAPAAGRRPVGRGVLPLLAVFFGTGILFGSLEISTLAWAGAQGHRSAAGVLLGLQAAGSCLAGLLYGLRATGGPTARRLLLGLAAMTALLLLPLTAAQLGAGLGGFALAMLLAGTGTAPTMVSGMTLLQRLLPASALNAGLAAAVSAIVTGSSAGSALGGLLIQHTAPATGFALPAAAAALALLLARAASARLSPA
- a CDS encoding LysR family transcriptional regulator; the encoded protein is MPAPDLHPRLLRGFVATAETLHFGQAAARLHVAQQALSRDVRTLERLLGRELFARTTRSVTLTAAGERLLPQARRLLALQQEILAPPADPVLVDLNSAVTGDDLTADRILAAARAAAAPDAPPLLARYHGGLAAGARELLAGRLDVSFGWFSGLPAELRAGLVQLPLRLEPVALLLPDSHPLAGRPAIRLAELAGHPVDVCAGNPATTEWTAFGELLLGAHGLTAAPALTAPVGPAETAHYLARHGHPMLTTTGGPELPGAVTRPLVDPVPLTLVSLVHRAGPVPPGVRLLIDTALGLRDREGWLTVPPGSWPAPGDLRLLAA